Proteins from a genomic interval of Xiphias gladius isolate SHS-SW01 ecotype Sanya breed wild chromosome 23, ASM1685928v1, whole genome shotgun sequence:
- the dele1 gene encoding death ligand signal enhancer isoform X1, giving the protein MWRVQGFVGRVLHRCHGSTPLRLPQNHYVEDEVINSSTVLSNSRHCSDSSSQKEQDGERRKKQRTYQFAYAELPHYTVLDAVGWGAAAVLFMQICRRIHSQFSSSTEPSPTPGALRAPSSLHKCGYRILLEILSRRDVLPRGRSVLCLQGVPERQNQEQTAAQSSSSSSSSSNSRSSTTGDTSLHSSSEHLTADSFISDHQRALLNQDSPIPDSEEPFLSASCPLQNDTNQDSTETKDADDKDMLSDKERLAGATMNLRHVGKSSVPVILNIIGLENAKNENYEEAFTCFLAAAEQGYNKTQFNVGVCYEEGRGVSKDKEKALYYYWQAAVGGHTQAQYRCAKLLLTSRARQSSEELNTAIDLLKQAAAAGLTKAQVCLASIYSQEPVRDERKSIYYLKMAAESGDDTALLSLGQCYERGFGVQQNLRTAIEFYKRAAHAGNKQAKSLLTPLNETDGKAALRSIRSAPCFSVANRRLQQPFSSLTSRVPPSTTLPFLPHSLSTGSLCAPPMQSSTPLHLHPHSAEGETCQWTVGIG; this is encoded by the exons ATGTGGAGAGTCCAAGGTTTTGTTGGCAGAG TTCTGCATCGATGCCATGGCAGCACCCCTCTGCGGCTGCCCCAGAATCACTATGTGGAGGACGAGGTCATCAACAGCTCAACAGTCCTCTCCAACTCTCGACACTGCTCTGACAGCAG ctctcAGAAAGAacaggatggagagaggaggaagaaacagaggacCTATCAGTTTGCCTACGCTGAGCTTCCACATTACACAGTTCTGGATGCTGTGGGTTGG GgtgcagcagcagttctgtTTATGCAGATCTGCAGGAGGATCCACTCTCAGTTCTCTTCAAGCACAGAGCCCAGTCCGACCCCTGGAGCCCTGAGAGCCCCCTCCTCGCTGCACAAGTGTGGCTACCGCATCCTGCTTGAGATCT TAAGCAGGCGGGATGTCCTGCCCAGAGGAAGGAGTGTGTTATGCCTACAGGGGGTGCCAGAGAGACAGAACCAAGAGCAGACTGCagctcagagcagcagcagcagcagcagcagcagcaacagcaggagcagcaCCACAGGTGACACCAGTcttcacagcagcagtgagcaTCTGACTGCTGACAGCTTCATCTCTGACCACCAGAGGGCACTCCTGAACCAGGATTCACCCATACCCG ACTCAGAAGAACCATTTCTGTCAGCATCCTGTCCTCTGCAGAATGACACCAACCAGgacagcacagagacaaaagaTGCTGATGACAAG GACATGTTGTCTGACAAGGAGAGGCTGGCAGGAGCAACGATGAACCTCAGACATGTGGGAAAGAGCAGCGTCCCTGTTATCCTCAACATCATCG GTCtagaaaatgccaaaaatgagAACTACGAGGAAGCTTTTACCTGTTTTCTAGCTGCAGCTGAGCAGGGCTACAACAAAACCCAGTTTAATGTGGGTGTGTGCTATGAGGAAGGCAGAGGAGTCAGCAAGGATAAAGAGAAG gCTCTGTATTACTACTGGCAGGCAGCTGTCGGTGGTCACACACAGGCTCAGTACCGCTGTGCAAAGCTGCTCCTGACCAGTAGGGCGCGTCAGAGTTCAGAGGAGCTGAACACAGCCATCGACCTGCTGAAgcaggctgctgcagctggactCACCAAG GCTCAGGTCTGTCTTGCGTCGATCTATTCTCAGGAGCCAGTGAGAGACGAGAGGAAGTCTATCTATTACCTGAAGATGGCAGCAGAGAGTGGG GACGACACCGCCCTGCTGTCCCTGGGTCAGTGTTACGAGCGTGGCTTTGGGGTGCAGCAGAACCTGAGGACAGCGATTGAATTCTACAAAAGAGCCGCTCATGCAGGCAACAAGCAGGCTAAGAGCTTACTGACGCCTCTTAATGAAACAGACGGAAAGG cagcGTTGCGCTCCATCCGTTCAGCTCCCTGTTTCTCTGTAGCCAACCGTCGGCTCCAGCAGCCGTTCTCCTCTCTGACCAGTCGTGTCCCACCCTCCACCACCCTTCCCTTCCTGCCTCACTCCTTGAGCACCGGAAGCCTGTGTGCCCCCCCGATGCAGTCCTCCACGCCTCTTCACCTCCATCCCCACAGCGCAGAGGGAGAAACCTGCCAGTGGACAGTGGGGATCGGATAG
- the bicc2 gene encoding bicaudal C homolog 2, with product MATTTTEESSLDLATVAPQQPDLESSLEPGSAAKPEPSEAQCDREEKEDEEEAGGSSVLGQENARGQSLDPEWVEERFRIDRKKLENMLYAPKHGDAETGEEFFERVMRETNTEVKWPSKLKIGAKSKKDPHVKVEGKRANVLEAKSKILEVLETRVNKVTLKMDVAYTEHSHVIGKGGGNIKKVMEVTSCHIHFPDSNRHNATGEKSNQVSIAGPIEGVEEARKKIRDLQPLSLTFDLPVSLVPQALPDAGSPLIQQVVQTLGVSVSFRAVPPQPQAQPPFYGSCCTVWGLQGNAAAVKKATCILMDLLLGSEVTGGIVSSQLDVTSQQHLFLLGQNGAHFLSVMHQTQTQIILPDLSAPQSPPSLLIQGTPDGVCLARQQLMDCLPVCLMFDMREDGEADPCKLAQMMQNLGVFISVKPKVKQTSKSVVVKGLERNISCLYEARRLLLGLDACETAKVIEVTPDPMLAGNGLTTYWLNMLLQQLRLSEQGPVPAPTPEVLTGTKPRPSPPPGLNPPAEEGRTGVKGTDSRPLEKILENEDQSGQSEDESSKVMAISSSEVCDAVNNNICRVGLMGRRGSLQGPDIAKVFGQGRRHSTGQALTYRLLNAETEGGRSERRNSLRRDVMLAQDVRADSSKAEDYDYEKKKLLATRAMQRKPVVTEVRTPTDTWSGLGFSKSMPAEAVKELRNICRRSYKPYLSTSSSQSWAAQMGKMCNGSDSENWRDRRGSTSSSLPVSSSSSSSSSSSSPSSPPSTFSSSTSSFPAFASSMNRSGNDKPSENFLSSSSSYFEGVCSLRRASTCSQRSPSPEMTDDLPELLGLLGLIKYIDVFEQQEIDYQTFLTLSDEDLKEVGVSTFGARRKMLLAISDLNKSKRRLSDTPAVKPGYLEGGASGRLPRIMDLEVAAQSNRW from the exons AtggccaccaccaccaccgagGAGAGCTCTCTGGACCTGGCCACCGTAGCACCCCAGCAGCCTGACTTGGAATCTAGCTTAGAACCCGGCTCAGCCGCAAAGCCTGAGCCCAGTGAGGCCCAAtgtgacagagaggaaaaagaggacgaggaggaggcgGGAGGAAGCTCTGTGCTGGGGCAGGAGAATGCAAGAGGGCAGAGTTTGGACCCAGAGTGGGTGGAGGAGAGGTTCAGGATTGACAGGAAGAAGCTGGAGAACATGTTGTATG CTCCAAAGCATGGAGATGCTGAGACAGGCGAGGAGTTTTTTGAAAGA GTGATGAGAGAAACTAACACTGAGGTGAAATGGCCATCCAAGCTGAAGATTGGAGCCAAGTCAAAGAAAG atcCACATGTAAAGGTGGAAGGGAAGAGAGCCAATGTTTTGGAAGCCAAAAGCAAGATACTAGAAGTGCTGGAAACCAGG GTGAACAAGGTGACTCTAAAGATGGATGTGGCCTACACAGAGCACTCCCACGTGATTGGGAAAGGGGgtggaaacataaaaaaagtgaTGGAGGTCACATCCTGCCACATCCATTTCCCTGACTCCAACCGCCACAATGCTACAGGAGAAAAAAGCAATCAG GTCTCCATTGCCGGGCCCATAGAGGGAGTGGAGGAAGCCAGGAAGAAGATAAGA GACCTGCAGCCGCTgtccttgacctttgacctcccaGTCAGTCTGGTGCCCCAGGCTCTGCCAGATGCTGGCTCCCCTCTCATCCAGCAGGTAGTGCAGACTTTGGGGGTCAGTGTGAGCTTCAGGGCCGTGCCACCCCAACCTCAGGCACAGCCCCCCTTTTATGGAAGCTGTTGCACCGTCTGGGGCCTGCAGGGCAACGCAGCTGCTGTCAAG AAGGCGACCTGCATCCTGATGGACCTGCTgctggggtcagaggtcacaggcGGTATAGTGAGCAGCCAGCTGGATGTCACCTCCCAGCAGCATCTCTTCCTGTTGGGTCAGAACGGAGCTCACTTCCTGAGCGTCATGCACCAGACCCAGACCCAGATCATCTTACCAGACCTCAGTGCTCCTCAGAGCCCTCCCTCGCTGCTCATCCAGGGCACCCCTGATGGGGTGTGTCTGGCTAGGCAGCAGCTCATG gactgtctgcctgtgtgtttgatgtttgacaTGCGTGAAGATGGAGAGGCAGATCCTTGTAAACTCGCTCAGATGATGCAAAATCTGGGAGTCTTCATTAGTGTCAAGCCCAAAGTAAAACAGACCAGCAAG TCAGTGGTGGTGAAAGGTCTGGAAAGGAACATCTCCTGTCTTTATGAAGCCCGCCGTCTGCTCCTTGGGCTTGATGCCTGTGAGACTGCCAAGGTAATTGAGGTGACCCCTGACCCCATGCTAGCTGGCAATGGACTGACCACCTATTGGCTCAACATGTTGCTGCAGCAGCTTCGTCTGTCTGAGCAAG GCCCCGTGCCTGCTCCCACTCCAGAGGTGCTGACTGGTACTAAGCCCCGCCCCTCACCTCCACCAGGCCTCAATCCTCCCGCTGAAGAGGGGAGGACAGGAGTGAAGGGCACAGACAGCCGGCCACTGGAGAAG ATCCTAGAAAATGAGGACCAGTCTGGCCAATCAGAGGATGAGAGCTCCAAGGTCATGGCGATCTCATCATCCGAGGTTTGTGATGCGGTGAACAACAACATTTGCAGGGTGGGATTGATGGGTCGGAGGGGGAGTCTCCAGGGCCCCGACATTGCCAAGGTCTTCGGTCAAGGCAGACGACATTCAACAGGGCAGGCGCTAACCTACAG ATTGCTGaatgcagagacagagggagggagaagtgAGCGGAGGAACAGCCTGAGGAGAGACGTGATGCTGGCTCAGGATGTTCGCGCTGACTCATCCAAGGCTGAG GATTATGACTATGAGAAGAAGAAACTACTGGCGACCAGAG CCATGCAGAGGAAGCCTGTGGTCACTGAGGTCCGGACACCCACAGACACCTGGAGTGGCCTGGGCTTCTCCAAGTCCATGCCAGCTGAGGCTGTCAAAGAGCTCCGCAACATATGCCGCCGCAGCTACAAACCCTACCtgagcaccagcagcagccag TCCTGGGCTGCTCAAATGGGGAAGATGTGTAATGGGAGTGACTCTGAGAACTGGAGGGACAGACGTGGATCCACATCTtcatctctgcctgtctcttcgtcttcttcctcctcttcttcttcctcctccccctcctcacctcCCTCTACTTTCTCTTCATCCACCTCCTCTTTTCCTGCTTTTGCATCATCAATGAACAGGAGCGGAAATGACAAACCTT CTGAGAATTtcctgagcagcagcagcagctacttTGAAGGTGTGTGTTCACTGAGGAGGGCGTCGACCTGCAGTCAGCGAAGCCCCTCCCCCGAAATGACAGATGACCTACCTGAGCTGCTTGGTCTACTTGGCCTGATCAAGTACATCGATGTGTTTGAACAACAAGAG ATTGACTACCAGACATTCCTCACTCTGTCTGATGAAGATCTGAAGGAAGTGGGTGTCTCCACCTTTGGAGCCAGACGCAAGATGTTATTGGCGATCTCAG ACCTGAACAAGAGCAAGAGGAGGCTCTCGGATACACCTGCTGTGAAGCCTGGATACCTGGAGGGCGGTGCTAGTGGTCGACTACCACGAATCATGGATTTAGAAGTTGCTGCTCAGAGTAACCGCTGGTGA
- the dele1 gene encoding death ligand signal enhancer isoform X2, which produces MWRVQGFVGRVLHRCHGSTPLRLPQNHYVEDEVINSSTVLSNSRHCSDSSSQKEQDGERRKKQRTYQFAYAELPHYTVLDAVGWGAAAVLFMQICRRIHSQFSSSTEPSPTPGALRAPSSLHKCGYRILLEILSRRDVLPRGRSVLCLQGVPERQNQEQTAAQSSSSSSSSSNSRSSTTGDTSLHSSSEHLTADSFISDHQRALLNQDSPIPDSEEPFLSASCPLQNDTNQDSTETKDADDKDMLSDKERLAGATMNLRHVGKSSVPVILNIIGLENAKNENYEEAFTCFLAAAEQGYNKTQFNVGVCYEEGRGVSKDKEKALYYYWQAAVGGHTQAQYRCAKLLLTSRARQSSEELNTAIDLLKQAAAAGLTKAQVCLASIYSQEPVRDERKSIYYLKMAAESGDDTALLSLGQCYERGFGVQQNLRTAIEFYKRAAHAGNKQAKSLLTPLNETDGKALRSIRSAPCFSVANRRLQQPFSSLTSRVPPSTTLPFLPHSLSTGSLCAPPMQSSTPLHLHPHSAEGETCQWTVGIG; this is translated from the exons ATGTGGAGAGTCCAAGGTTTTGTTGGCAGAG TTCTGCATCGATGCCATGGCAGCACCCCTCTGCGGCTGCCCCAGAATCACTATGTGGAGGACGAGGTCATCAACAGCTCAACAGTCCTCTCCAACTCTCGACACTGCTCTGACAGCAG ctctcAGAAAGAacaggatggagagaggaggaagaaacagaggacCTATCAGTTTGCCTACGCTGAGCTTCCACATTACACAGTTCTGGATGCTGTGGGTTGG GgtgcagcagcagttctgtTTATGCAGATCTGCAGGAGGATCCACTCTCAGTTCTCTTCAAGCACAGAGCCCAGTCCGACCCCTGGAGCCCTGAGAGCCCCCTCCTCGCTGCACAAGTGTGGCTACCGCATCCTGCTTGAGATCT TAAGCAGGCGGGATGTCCTGCCCAGAGGAAGGAGTGTGTTATGCCTACAGGGGGTGCCAGAGAGACAGAACCAAGAGCAGACTGCagctcagagcagcagcagcagcagcagcagcagcaacagcaggagcagcaCCACAGGTGACACCAGTcttcacagcagcagtgagcaTCTGACTGCTGACAGCTTCATCTCTGACCACCAGAGGGCACTCCTGAACCAGGATTCACCCATACCCG ACTCAGAAGAACCATTTCTGTCAGCATCCTGTCCTCTGCAGAATGACACCAACCAGgacagcacagagacaaaagaTGCTGATGACAAG GACATGTTGTCTGACAAGGAGAGGCTGGCAGGAGCAACGATGAACCTCAGACATGTGGGAAAGAGCAGCGTCCCTGTTATCCTCAACATCATCG GTCtagaaaatgccaaaaatgagAACTACGAGGAAGCTTTTACCTGTTTTCTAGCTGCAGCTGAGCAGGGCTACAACAAAACCCAGTTTAATGTGGGTGTGTGCTATGAGGAAGGCAGAGGAGTCAGCAAGGATAAAGAGAAG gCTCTGTATTACTACTGGCAGGCAGCTGTCGGTGGTCACACACAGGCTCAGTACCGCTGTGCAAAGCTGCTCCTGACCAGTAGGGCGCGTCAGAGTTCAGAGGAGCTGAACACAGCCATCGACCTGCTGAAgcaggctgctgcagctggactCACCAAG GCTCAGGTCTGTCTTGCGTCGATCTATTCTCAGGAGCCAGTGAGAGACGAGAGGAAGTCTATCTATTACCTGAAGATGGCAGCAGAGAGTGGG GACGACACCGCCCTGCTGTCCCTGGGTCAGTGTTACGAGCGTGGCTTTGGGGTGCAGCAGAACCTGAGGACAGCGATTGAATTCTACAAAAGAGCCGCTCATGCAGGCAACAAGCAGGCTAAGAGCTTACTGACGCCTCTTAATGAAACAGACGGAAAGG cGTTGCGCTCCATCCGTTCAGCTCCCTGTTTCTCTGTAGCCAACCGTCGGCTCCAGCAGCCGTTCTCCTCTCTGACCAGTCGTGTCCCACCCTCCACCACCCTTCCCTTCCTGCCTCACTCCTTGAGCACCGGAAGCCTGTGTGCCCCCCCGATGCAGTCCTCCACGCCTCTTCACCTCCATCCCCACAGCGCAGAGGGAGAAACCTGCCAGTGGACAGTGGGGATCGGATAG